The Alphaproteobacteria bacterium 33-17 genome window below encodes:
- a CDS encoding apolipoprotein N-acyltransferase translates to MLSNLNNFIHSRFAPYLLFAIGGLSSFAFAPYYILPLLIPFFVVISLMLKMPHTFKQIFTLSFWLFLGHFVVGLYWICISLFTDIESFWFLVPFALFSVPAYVALYPALAVSICNKIKIHNPYLETLAFASVWVMFEMFREIIFWGFPWNMIGYTFSGYLPLLQSANVIGVYGLSFVVVFVFLLLAKYITTGFKRFLVAPIIILIIMTSFGYFRLKNNQPEFTDKTVKIIQANIEQKMKWRESERYNNIMKHIKLSQGGKSDFVIWSESSFPELVDIKRNLSTSLTQSLEPHGVLITGAVRTEMDSPEFKIWNSIIAIQKEGKIVDYYDKVKLVPFGEFIPFKEFLPLPKITHGSQNFEFSDRNDSSLTVNGLNILPLICYEAIFPKLNYNRKKHYDAILNLTNDAWFGDSSGPYQHYAMAKTRSVELGLPLIRAAGTGISAVTDSYGREVTISQLNKQEALDSNIPKSANKGFYARKLDKSKLFAAFLIIVMLSLVGDKTVRRVKSK, encoded by the coding sequence TTGCTGAGTAATTTAAATAACTTTATACATTCTCGTTTTGCGCCCTACTTACTCTTTGCAATAGGTGGACTAAGTAGTTTTGCATTTGCGCCTTATTATATTTTGCCGCTACTAATACCGTTTTTTGTGGTTATTAGCTTAATGCTGAAAATGCCACATACATTTAAACAAATATTCACTTTAAGTTTCTGGTTATTTTTAGGGCATTTTGTTGTAGGGCTTTACTGGATTTGCATATCGCTTTTTACAGATATTGAATCATTCTGGTTTTTGGTTCCGTTTGCATTATTTTCTGTGCCTGCTTATGTTGCTTTATACCCTGCCCTAGCTGTATCAATATGCAATAAAATTAAAATTCATAATCCTTATTTAGAAACCCTGGCTTTTGCAAGTGTTTGGGTAATGTTTGAAATGTTTAGAGAAATAATATTCTGGGGATTCCCATGGAATATGATTGGTTATACTTTTTCTGGATACTTGCCATTACTGCAAAGCGCTAATGTTATTGGTGTATATGGCTTAAGTTTTGTAGTTGTTTTTGTATTTTTACTACTTGCAAAATATATTACTACTGGCTTTAAAAGATTTCTTGTAGCACCAATTATTATACTAATAATTATGACTTCTTTTGGCTACTTTAGGCTTAAAAATAATCAGCCAGAATTTACAGATAAAACTGTAAAAATTATTCAAGCTAACATTGAACAGAAAATGAAGTGGCGTGAATCTGAGCGTTATAATAATATTATGAAACATATAAAGCTTTCTCAGGGTGGTAAGTCTGACTTTGTAATTTGGTCTGAGTCATCTTTCCCAGAGCTTGTTGATATTAAACGTAATTTGTCGACATCACTTACGCAGTCACTTGAGCCGCATGGGGTTTTAATAACAGGTGCAGTTAGAACCGAGATGGACAGCCCAGAATTTAAAATTTGGAACTCAATAATTGCGATTCAAAAAGAAGGAAAAATAGTTGATTATTATGATAAAGTAAAGCTTGTACCATTTGGTGAGTTTATCCCGTTTAAAGAATTTCTGCCTCTTCCCAAAATTACTCATGGCTCACAAAATTTTGAGTTTTCAGATAGAAACGATTCTAGTTTAACAGTAAATGGGTTAAATATATTGCCGCTTATTTGCTATGAGGCAATTTTTCCTAAGCTAAATTACAATAGAAAAAAACATTATGACGCAATTTTAAACTTAACTAATGACGCGTGGTTTGGTGATAGTTCGGGTCCTTATCAGCATTATGCAATGGCAAAAACCAGAAGTGTAGAACTTGGCTTACCACTGATCAGAGCCGCAGGAACTGGAATATCAGCAGTGACAGATAGTTATGGCAGGGAAGTTACTATATCTCAGCTTAACAAGCAAGAAGCGTTAGATAGTAATATTCCAAAATCAGCTAACAAAGGATTTTATGCGAGAAAGCTTGATAAAAGCAAGTTATTTGCTGCATTTCTAATTATAGTAATGCTTTCTTTAGTAGGTGATAAAACTGTACGCAGGGTAAAGTCTAAATAG